From the SAR202 cluster bacterium genome, the window CTGTGCTCTCTTCGCTTCTCGCTCGGTCAAATGTAGTCCTCTCATGGACTGACATATTCACTGAGCAGTTACCTACTGACAATATCACTGAGCAAAGACATCTTGACAACGAGTTAATTGACTTGCGGGGCCGTTGCCCATATCCTCTTTAGTTAGACGGCCAAAAGCTCTTTGCCCTTGGCTTTCCACCAGCACCTATGACCCAGCACCCAGAACCCCTCCCGGAGGCCCCATGATACCCGTCAAGATCGCTCTCGCCGTCCTCGGCGTCATTATCTTCCTCGCCCTCTCCATCAAGGTAGACGCCAAGGGCTACCAGCAGGGCGTCAAGTTCCGCCCCATCGGTGTCGCCGTCGGAGGCGTCATCCTCCTCATCCTCATCTCCGTCAGCACATCCATAGGCCAGATAGAGGCAGGCACACGAGGCGTCGTTCTGCAATTCGGCGCCATCACGGGCAAAACGCTGAACGAAGGCCTCTATTTCATCGTCCCGTTCGTCCAGTCCGTCGAGATCATGGACGTCCAGACCCAGGCGCACACCGTCCCGGTCAACGCTGCCTCGAAGGACCTCCAGGACGTGCAGACCGAGGTCACCCTGAACTACCGCCTCTTCCCCGACCAGGTAGACCAGGTCTACAGGGACCTCCGCCGCCAGTACGAGTCCAGGGTCATAAACCCCGCCATCCAGGAGTCGGTCAAGGCCATCACCGCCGGCTACGACGCCGAGCAGCTCATCACAGAGCGGGCGAACGTCAAAATCGCTATCGAGGATGCCCTCCGCACACGCCTGGCCAAGGACGGCATCGAGATGATCACGCTCTCAATCACGAACTTCGCCTTCAGCGCTGCCTTCAGCTCCGCAATCGAAGCCAAGCAGGTCGCAGCCCAGCGCGCGCTCGAGGCCACAAACAAGCTCCGCCAGATTGAGGTCGAGGCGCAGCAGGTCAAGGCCGCCGCCGAAGGTCAGCGCGACGCCCGCATCGCCGAGGCCGAGGGCGAGAAGCAGTCCACCATCCTCCGCGCCCAGGGCGATTCCGAGTCCATCCGCCTGCGCTCAATCGCCCAGAGCGAGGCCAACCGCGTCCTCAGCGAGACGCTTACCGATCAGCTCATTCGCTACACGATAGCCCAGGACCTCACGCCCGGCATCCAGACCATCATCATCCCGGCCGGACAGGAGTTCATCCTCGGGGACGCCGTCCTGGGCCGGTCCGGGACGAACCCGTGAGGAGGCCACATGTCTATAGCCGTCGCGTCTAACGTACGCAAGGCCATCCTGGGCACGAGCGTCAACAACGTCTACCTCATAACAGGCAAGAAGGCGGCCGTGCTCTTCGATAGCGGGTGGGACGAGGGCGACAACATAGAGCGCGTCCTGGCGATGTGGAAAGATGCCGGCAGTCCGAAGATCGCCGCCATCGTCCTCTCCCACAAGCACCGCGACCACAGCGGCGGCGCGCTCAAGCTCTCCCAGGCCACCGGCGGGAAGGTCTACGCAACGGCCATCGACCAGGCGCTCATCGCCGCAGACCAGCCCGAGCAGCGCGTCGATGTGAACCCGAAGGACGGCGAGACGATCGACATCGGCGGCGAGACGATCGAGCTCATTCACACGCCCGGCCACACGATGGGCAGCCTGAGCGCCTACCACCGCGAGCAGCGCATCCTCTTCGCAGGCGACTCCATCCGCACCGCCGCGCCGTTCCGGTGGGACAAGGTCAACGGCAGCCTGCCCGTCCACCTGGAAACGCTCAAAAAGCTGCAGAAGCGGGACATCGCGCTCATAGGCGTCGGCCACGGCCCGGAGGTAACGGACCCCACCGCCTTTATCGCCAACGAGCTGGCCATCCTCCCCGCCCGCCTCGGGGAGAAGTAAGAGGCTGGTCGCGTGCCGCGTAGATATACTCCTGCCGAGGCCATCAAAATCCCCAGATCCCTGGGATTCGTGGAAGCGGGCCACGTTGGAGACCATAAGCAGTTTAAGAAGCCCGAGAAGGGGAGCGGCAAGGTGACTGTGCGGATGAAGAAAGGCTAGATAAAGCCTGAAAAACTTAGCTCGATGATTCGACAGGCTAGGACAACTCGAGAAGAATGGGATAGGATAGCAGATAGGGTGCTATAGTCAGCCGCCAGGGGAAAGTGTGACGAGAGGGAGCTGAGGAGGTCAAACATGGACCAGAAGGTTACCGTGATTCTGGTGCCGCATGCAGACGGCGAATTTACCGTAGTTTTCCCATTCCACGACGGCATAGCAACGTCCGGCGACTCCGTCGAGGAAGCGATGAGAAACGCGCGCGAGGCATTTGAACTTCATGTCGAGGGCATGGCCAAAGACGGAGAAGAGCTCAATCTCCACATCGCCCATTTGCCGGGGGCGCGCATAGTGGAGATCGACACGCATCTGTCCAACCGCGTGGAGCGCGCCGCCAAGAAAGAAGCTGAACGCTGGAAGATCGACCAGCCGACGGCAAACCTCAAGTAGAACGGAGTCAGGCCCTCGACCACCATGGAATTCGCCCTAGGCATCTACGCCATCCCCGTCAGCGACGGCGCAAACACCGTCTACATCGCCCGCGGTGACAACGCCGCGGCCATCATCGACGCCGGCCGCAAGGCTGCGGACGCGGACACCATCCTGGACTACTGGAGGGGCATCGGCGCGCCGAAGGTGCAGGCCCTGGTCCTGTCGCATCGCCACTGGGACCACATCGCCGGCGCAAGCAAGATCGTGGATGTCACGGGGGCCGAGGTGCTGGCCACCGCAGTTGAAAAGCCATTCATCGAGGCGGCGGAGACTCCCGTGCGCGTGGACAGGACGGAGCGCGACGGCGAACGCATTTCCCTGGGCGGCGCAACGCTGGAGATTCTTGAGACCCCCGGCCACACGATGGGCAGCCTCTCCGTCTACCACCGCGAGCACCGCGTCCTCTTCACCGGAGACACCGTCCTTGGCTCCAGCCCCACCGCCATCAGCCCGGACCAGGGCGACATGTCCCTCTACCTCGACTCCCTGCGCAGGTTGGCGGACATCGACGCGCGCACCGTTGCCCCCGGACACGGCCCCCTCATGCGCTCGCCGCGCATCAACATACAGGGCCTCATCTCCCACCGCCTGGCGCGGGAGGCACAGATACTGGACCTGCTCTCCGCCGGCCACAACACGGTGGACTCGCTCTTCTACGCCATCTACGCCGCCGAGGTGGACGCCGCCCACGTGGATCTGGCCAAAGGCCAGGTCCGCGCCCACCTGCTCAAGCTCCAGCGCGACGGCAAAGCCGCCCTCCACGACGGCAAATGGCTGGCGTACGCCGGGCGGAGTTAGGAATAGTGAATTATGAATAGCGAATAGTGAATTATCGAGCCGAAGAATACCCGGCTGTTCAATTCACTATTCACTATTCTAAATTCACAATTCTCTCTCCCTCCCCATCTCCCACGAACCCCACATCATCGCGGCCGATGCAGCTATCGTGACCGCGAAGATCACCATCGCAGCGTCCGGCCTGGTCTCCGCCACCCTCGCGTCAGCAAACTTCCCGAAG encodes:
- a CDS encoding MBL fold metallo-hydrolase, which codes for MEFALGIYAIPVSDGANTVYIARGDNAAAIIDAGRKAADADTILDYWRGIGAPKVQALVLSHRHWDHIAGASKIVDVTGAEVLATAVEKPFIEAAETPVRVDRTERDGERISLGGATLEILETPGHTMGSLSVYHREHRVLFTGDTVLGSSPTAISPDQGDMSLYLDSLRRLADIDARTVAPGHGPLMRSPRINIQGLISHRLAREAQILDLLSAGHNTVDSLFYAIYAAEVDAAHVDLAKGQVRAHLLKLQRDGKAALHDGKWLAYAGRS
- a CDS encoding MBL fold metallo-hydrolase, which gives rise to MSIAVASNVRKAILGTSVNNVYLITGKKAAVLFDSGWDEGDNIERVLAMWKDAGSPKIAAIVLSHKHRDHSGGALKLSQATGGKVYATAIDQALIAADQPEQRVDVNPKDGETIDIGGETIELIHTPGHTMGSLSAYHREQRILFAGDSIRTAAPFRWDKVNGSLPVHLETLKKLQKRDIALIGVGHGPEVTDPTAFIANELAILPARLGEK
- a CDS encoding prohibitin family protein; the encoded protein is MIPVKIALAVLGVIIFLALSIKVDAKGYQQGVKFRPIGVAVGGVILLILISVSTSIGQIEAGTRGVVLQFGAITGKTLNEGLYFIVPFVQSVEIMDVQTQAHTVPVNAASKDLQDVQTEVTLNYRLFPDQVDQVYRDLRRQYESRVINPAIQESVKAITAGYDAEQLITERANVKIAIEDALRTRLAKDGIEMITLSITNFAFSAAFSSAIEAKQVAAQRALEATNKLRQIEVEAQQVKAAAEGQRDARIAEAEGEKQSTILRAQGDSESIRLRSIAQSEANRVLSETLTDQLIRYTIAQDLTPGIQTIIIPAGQEFILGDAVLGRSGTNP
- a CDS encoding type II toxin-antitoxin system HicA family toxin; amino-acid sequence: MPRRYTPAEAIKIPRSLGFVEAGHVGDHKQFKKPEKGSGKVTVRMKKG